The Kryptolebias marmoratus isolate JLee-2015 linkage group LG18, ASM164957v2, whole genome shotgun sequence genome includes a region encoding these proteins:
- the dcp1b gene encoding mRNA-decapping enzyme 1B isoform X1, giving the protein MTAMSAASNSCLAAKGLDISLAALQRQDPYINNIVDVASQVALYTYNNRANEWEKTEVEGTLFIYTRLASPRHGFTIMNRLSMENLTEPITKDLDFQLQDPFLLYRNARLVIHGIWFYDKQDCQRIAHRMKILTHQEQIVAQSQGGWLSPGGGGAAGRGRAAAGGGGGGGGGGGRGGGRGNNEAKAVDIIQMLTKARSEYDKDKTNSEPKEIGGSSVLCGNPNLIKPIPVKPNAQDSEGAEPKTISLATLFGSQHQHHHASKPHSAPPVAASTSTGKVTRPPVARTLTYDDAVNSGRNVTSATGNITLAGSSDGGVRPVVGEDGGNVVAALQGPAAAHQPPGQPQHCPAIAKLMQGQRSVAGVGGVLQTLSESPENRLCDNGVPLEHHHHHLYHHHHRELHPHHHQQQLQPDPIKRLLQTQPTPQLATSFTSTASPCCSNPPPLQHNPLLPSQPGGVDSVSCPHLQVQQSQQLFFNLTKSQTEMLNSHQTPCKAQGTGLSSQMQGVVSPHELLHKLQLVQQEQNLTSHDPPRPYPGLAPRFLGPNQNQDSGSSLVPPPTTGQKAALQFQVISPQRIPATVAPTLLLSPSVFTQTKTGSGLPAAAQDSCSVPTSLPRPPLQDEVRAPSRSQLQAALLHLIQTDSSFLDSIYEAYVSRFSNGSSSKY; this is encoded by the exons ATGACAGCGATGTCTGCAGCTAGCAATAGCTGCCTTGCTGCAAAAGGACTGGATATAAGTTTGGCTGCCCTGCAGCGACAAGACCCTTATATCAATAATATTGTGGACGTGGCCAGCCAAGTTGCCCTGTATACTTATAACAACAGAGCAAATGAGTGG gaaaaGACAGAAGTAGAAGGTACACTTTTTATCTACACAAG GTTGGCATCTCCCAGACATGGATTCACCATCATGAATCGGCTCAGCATGGAGAACTTGACAGAGCCCATCACAAAAGATCTGGACTTCCAGCTTCAGGACCCGTTCCTGCTTTACCGCAATGCACGAT TGGTTATCCATGGTATTTGGTTCTATGATAAGCAGGACTGCCAGCGCATTGCTCACAGGATGAAGAT TTTGACTCACCAGGAGCAGATCGTGGCTCAGTCTCAGGGCGGTTGGTTGtctccaggaggaggaggagcagcaggaagaggaagagctgctgctggaggaggaggaggaggaggaggtggaggagggagaggaggaggaagaggaaataATGAGGCGAAGGCAGTGGACATCATCCAGATGTTGACCAAAGCACGCTCAGAATATGACAAG gaTAAGACTAACTCAGAGCCAAAGGAAATTGGCGGTAGCAGTGTTCTGTGTGGAAACCCAAACCTGATCAAACCGATACCAGTAAAACCGAACGCTCAG GACAGTGAGGGTGCAGAGCCCAAGACTATCTCCTTGGCCACTCTGTTTGGCTCTCAACATCAGCATCACCACGCTTCTAAACCCCACTCCGCCCCTCCTGTGGCAGCTTCCACGTCCACAGGAAAAGTCACACGGCCACCTGTAGCCCGCACGCTAACCTACGATGATGCTGTAAACTCTGGCAGAAACGTGACCTCTGCTACAGGGAACATCACCCTCGCGGGGAGTTCAGATGGAGGGGTCAGGCCGGTAGTTGGGGAAGACGGTGGAAATGTTGTCGCTGCACTCCAGGGTCCCGCCGCAGCTCATCAGCCGCCCGGCCAACCTCAGCACTGTCCGGCCATTGCGAAGCTAATGCAGGGGCAGAGGAGCGTCGCAGGCGTTGGGGGCGTTCTTCAGACCTTATCGGAGTCCCCCGAGAACCGGCTGTGCGATAACGGGGTGCCGCTCGagcaccaccatcaccacctgTACCATCATCACCATCGCGAGCTCCACCCTCatcaccaccagcagcagctgcagcctgaCCCGATAAAAAGACTTTTACAAACCCAGCCAACTCCTCAACTCGCCACCTCCTTCACCTCCACTGCTTCTCCTTGTTGCTCCAACCCACCTCCTCTGCAGCAcaaccctctcctcccctcccagCCTGGAGGAGTGGATTCTGTGTCATGTCCGCACCTTCAAGTGCAACAAAGCCAGCAGCTATTTTTCAACCTTACCAAGTctcaaacagaaatgttgaatAGCCACCAGACACCTTGTAAAGCACAGGGAACAG gtctgtcctcccagatGCAAGGTGTGGTGTCGCCTCATGAGCTGCTCCACAAACTCCAGTTGGTCCAGCAGGAACAGAACCTGACCTCTCACGATCCACCTCGACCCTATCCAGGACTGGCGCCTCGGTTCCTGGGGCCCAACCAGAATCAGGATTCAGGCTCTTCTTTAGTTCCACCCCCGACCACAGGCCAAAAGGCTGCGCTGCAGTTTCAG GTCATCTCCCCCCAGCGAATACCTGCCACTGTGGCCCCCACTCTGCTCCTTTCTCCCAGTGTGTTCACTCAAACAAAGACGGGCAGCGGGCTgccagcagcagctcaggaCAGCTGCTCTGTCCCCACGAGTCTGCCCAGACCCCCGCTGCAGGACGAGGTCAGAGCACCTTCTAGAAGCCAGCTTCAAGCAGCGCTTCTTCATCTGATCCAG ACTGACAGCTCATTCCTGGACTCCATCTATGAAGCATACGTCAGCCGCTTTTCTAACGGCTCCAGCAGCAAGTACTGA
- the dcp1b gene encoding mRNA-decapping enzyme 1B isoform X2, whose amino-acid sequence MSGLASPRHGFTIMNRLSMENLTEPITKDLDFQLQDPFLLYRNARLVIHGIWFYDKQDCQRIAHRMKILTHQEQIVAQSQGGWLSPGGGGAAGRGRAAAGGGGGGGGGGGRGGGRGNNEAKAVDIIQMLTKARSEYDKDKTNSEPKEIGGSSVLCGNPNLIKPIPVKPNAQDSEGAEPKTISLATLFGSQHQHHHASKPHSAPPVAASTSTGKVTRPPVARTLTYDDAVNSGRNVTSATGNITLAGSSDGGVRPVVGEDGGNVVAALQGPAAAHQPPGQPQHCPAIAKLMQGQRSVAGVGGVLQTLSESPENRLCDNGVPLEHHHHHLYHHHHRELHPHHHQQQLQPDPIKRLLQTQPTPQLATSFTSTASPCCSNPPPLQHNPLLPSQPGGVDSVSCPHLQVQQSQQLFFNLTKSQTEMLNSHQTPCKAQGTGLSSQMQGVVSPHELLHKLQLVQQEQNLTSHDPPRPYPGLAPRFLGPNQNQDSGSSLVPPPTTGQKAALQFQVISPQRIPATVAPTLLLSPSVFTQTKTGSGLPAAAQDSCSVPTSLPRPPLQDEVRAPSRSQLQAALLHLIQTDSSFLDSIYEAYVSRFSNGSSSKY is encoded by the exons ATGAGTGG GTTGGCATCTCCCAGACATGGATTCACCATCATGAATCGGCTCAGCATGGAGAACTTGACAGAGCCCATCACAAAAGATCTGGACTTCCAGCTTCAGGACCCGTTCCTGCTTTACCGCAATGCACGAT TGGTTATCCATGGTATTTGGTTCTATGATAAGCAGGACTGCCAGCGCATTGCTCACAGGATGAAGAT TTTGACTCACCAGGAGCAGATCGTGGCTCAGTCTCAGGGCGGTTGGTTGtctccaggaggaggaggagcagcaggaagaggaagagctgctgctggaggaggaggaggaggaggaggtggaggagggagaggaggaggaagaggaaataATGAGGCGAAGGCAGTGGACATCATCCAGATGTTGACCAAAGCACGCTCAGAATATGACAAG gaTAAGACTAACTCAGAGCCAAAGGAAATTGGCGGTAGCAGTGTTCTGTGTGGAAACCCAAACCTGATCAAACCGATACCAGTAAAACCGAACGCTCAG GACAGTGAGGGTGCAGAGCCCAAGACTATCTCCTTGGCCACTCTGTTTGGCTCTCAACATCAGCATCACCACGCTTCTAAACCCCACTCCGCCCCTCCTGTGGCAGCTTCCACGTCCACAGGAAAAGTCACACGGCCACCTGTAGCCCGCACGCTAACCTACGATGATGCTGTAAACTCTGGCAGAAACGTGACCTCTGCTACAGGGAACATCACCCTCGCGGGGAGTTCAGATGGAGGGGTCAGGCCGGTAGTTGGGGAAGACGGTGGAAATGTTGTCGCTGCACTCCAGGGTCCCGCCGCAGCTCATCAGCCGCCCGGCCAACCTCAGCACTGTCCGGCCATTGCGAAGCTAATGCAGGGGCAGAGGAGCGTCGCAGGCGTTGGGGGCGTTCTTCAGACCTTATCGGAGTCCCCCGAGAACCGGCTGTGCGATAACGGGGTGCCGCTCGagcaccaccatcaccacctgTACCATCATCACCATCGCGAGCTCCACCCTCatcaccaccagcagcagctgcagcctgaCCCGATAAAAAGACTTTTACAAACCCAGCCAACTCCTCAACTCGCCACCTCCTTCACCTCCACTGCTTCTCCTTGTTGCTCCAACCCACCTCCTCTGCAGCAcaaccctctcctcccctcccagCCTGGAGGAGTGGATTCTGTGTCATGTCCGCACCTTCAAGTGCAACAAAGCCAGCAGCTATTTTTCAACCTTACCAAGTctcaaacagaaatgttgaatAGCCACCAGACACCTTGTAAAGCACAGGGAACAG gtctgtcctcccagatGCAAGGTGTGGTGTCGCCTCATGAGCTGCTCCACAAACTCCAGTTGGTCCAGCAGGAACAGAACCTGACCTCTCACGATCCACCTCGACCCTATCCAGGACTGGCGCCTCGGTTCCTGGGGCCCAACCAGAATCAGGATTCAGGCTCTTCTTTAGTTCCACCCCCGACCACAGGCCAAAAGGCTGCGCTGCAGTTTCAG GTCATCTCCCCCCAGCGAATACCTGCCACTGTGGCCCCCACTCTGCTCCTTTCTCCCAGTGTGTTCACTCAAACAAAGACGGGCAGCGGGCTgccagcagcagctcaggaCAGCTGCTCTGTCCCCACGAGTCTGCCCAGACCCCCGCTGCAGGACGAGGTCAGAGCACCTTCTAGAAGCCAGCTTCAAGCAGCGCTTCTTCATCTGATCCAG ACTGACAGCTCATTCCTGGACTCCATCTATGAAGCATACGTCAGCCGCTTTTCTAACGGCTCCAGCAGCAAGTACTGA